Proteins from one Gibbsiella quercinecans genomic window:
- a CDS encoding glycoside hydrolase family 1 protein: MNMAFPEGFLWGGSIAANQVEGAWNEAGKGISTSDLQPQGIHGKVVERDGVSSGVKDVAIDFYHRYPEDVKLFAEMGFSVLRTSIAWTRIYPEGDETQPNEAGLAFYDRLFDEMARYGIQPLITLSHYEMPYGLVKKYDGWGGREVIALFERYARTVFTRYRDKVKYWLTFNEINMALHAPFTGVGLAGERSKQEIYQAIHHQLVASARAVKACHEIIPDAKIGSMLLGGIRYPITCKPEDVLKAQSVNRDWLFFGDVQARGAYPAWIQRFFRENDIALNMTAQDAADLKETVDFISFSYYMSGCAAAQPELYQSSRTNIMRMIPNPHLQSSEWGWQIDPKGLRFLLNELHDRYLKPLFIVENGLGAKDVPAEDGSIQDDYRIQYLQAHLVQVREAIEDGVKLLGYACWGPIDLVSAGTAQMSKRYGFIYVDRDDEGNGSLERHRKKSFFWYRDVIGSNGASLNDPF; encoded by the coding sequence ATGAATATGGCATTCCCTGAAGGATTTTTGTGGGGCGGTTCGATTGCGGCCAACCAGGTAGAGGGCGCGTGGAATGAAGCGGGGAAGGGGATTTCCACCTCCGATCTGCAGCCGCAGGGCATCCACGGTAAGGTAGTGGAGCGCGACGGGGTCAGCAGCGGGGTGAAAGATGTGGCTATCGATTTTTATCACCGTTATCCGGAAGATGTGAAGCTATTTGCTGAAATGGGGTTCAGCGTGCTGCGTACTTCCATTGCCTGGACGCGTATCTATCCCGAAGGGGATGAAACCCAGCCAAATGAAGCGGGGCTGGCGTTCTATGACCGCCTGTTCGATGAAATGGCGCGCTATGGTATTCAGCCGCTGATCACTCTGTCCCACTATGAAATGCCCTATGGCTTAGTAAAAAAATACGACGGCTGGGGCGGCCGCGAAGTGATTGCGCTGTTTGAGCGCTATGCGCGTACGGTATTTACCCGCTATCGCGATAAAGTGAAATACTGGCTGACGTTCAACGAGATCAATATGGCGCTGCATGCGCCGTTCACCGGCGTCGGGCTGGCGGGTGAGAGAAGCAAGCAGGAGATTTATCAGGCGATTCATCATCAGTTGGTAGCCAGCGCCCGCGCGGTTAAAGCCTGCCATGAGATTATCCCGGATGCCAAAATCGGCAGTATGCTGCTGGGCGGCATTCGCTATCCCATTACCTGCAAACCGGAGGACGTACTGAAGGCGCAGAGCGTTAATCGCGACTGGTTGTTCTTTGGTGACGTACAGGCCCGGGGCGCCTATCCGGCATGGATCCAGCGTTTCTTCCGCGAAAACGACATCGCGTTGAATATGACCGCACAGGATGCGGCCGACCTGAAAGAGACTGTGGATTTTATCTCTTTCAGCTATTATATGAGCGGCTGTGCGGCAGCGCAGCCGGAGCTGTATCAAAGTTCACGCACCAATATTATGCGTATGATCCCCAACCCGCATCTGCAAAGCTCGGAATGGGGCTGGCAGATTGATCCGAAGGGGCTGCGCTTCCTGCTTAACGAGCTGCATGACCGTTACCTGAAACCGCTGTTTATTGTCGAAAACGGCCTTGGCGCGAAAGACGTTCCGGCGGAAGATGGCTCGATTCAGGATGATTACCGCATCCAGTATCTGCAGGCGCATCTGGTACAGGTCAGAGAAGCCATCGAAGATGGCGTCAAGCTGCTGGGTTACGCCTGCTGGGGGCCGATCGATCTGGTCAGCGCCGGCACCGCTCAGATGTCCAAGCGTTATGGTTTTATCTACGTTGACCGTGATGATGAGGGTAACGGTTCGCTGGAGCGCCACCGTAAAAAGAGCTTCTTCTGGTATCGCGATGTGATCGGCAGCAACGGCGCCAGTTTGAACGATCCGTTCTGA
- the licT gene encoding BglG family transcription antiterminator LicT encodes MIVDKILSNNAVLLTNAKHEEIVAIGRGIGFGKKPGDSVDAREIESQFVKKSEGLADVFSQLLAEIPPAYLAVTQRIINLAQQRLAITVHDTLFLALSDHINFAIQRLTNGLVIKNFLLWDIKRFYAEEFAVGLEALALIEQALNITLPQDEAGFIALHLANAKNNSDMQSTMHSATIIKDVLSILQYDLKITYDEESLDYQRFVTHLKFFALRLLNRKTVMHGDDSIYQGITEMMPTAYACAKKIYHYVDKNYGCQLTTDELMFLTIHINRLNGG; translated from the coding sequence ATGATAGTAGATAAAATACTTAGCAATAACGCGGTCCTACTCACCAATGCGAAGCACGAAGAGATCGTGGCGATCGGGCGCGGTATTGGCTTTGGTAAAAAGCCGGGCGATAGCGTGGACGCCAGAGAGATTGAGAGCCAGTTCGTGAAAAAATCCGAGGGGCTGGCCGATGTTTTTTCCCAACTGCTGGCTGAGATCCCCCCGGCATATCTAGCCGTCACGCAGCGCATCATCAACCTGGCGCAGCAGCGGCTGGCGATTACGGTACATGACACGCTTTTTCTGGCGCTCAGCGACCATATTAATTTCGCCATTCAGCGCCTAACCAACGGGCTAGTGATAAAGAACTTTTTGCTGTGGGACATTAAACGCTTTTATGCCGAGGAATTTGCCGTCGGGCTGGAAGCGCTGGCGCTGATCGAGCAGGCGCTGAATATCACGTTGCCACAGGATGAAGCCGGATTTATTGCTTTGCACCTGGCCAATGCTAAAAATAACAGTGATATGCAAAGCACAATGCACAGCGCGACCATCATTAAAGATGTCCTGAGCATCCTGCAGTATGACCTGAAGATAACGTATGATGAGGAGTCGCTGGACTACCAGCGTTTTGTCACTCATCTCAAATTTTTCGCCCTGCGCCTGCTGAATCGAAAAACCGTGATGCACGGCGATGACAGCATATATCAAGGGATCACCGAAATGATGCCGACAGCCTACGCCTGCGCAAAGAAGATCTATCACTACGTGGATAAAAATTATGGTTGCCAGCTCACCACCGATGAGTTGATGTTTCTGACTATCCATATTAATCGCCTTAACGGCGGTTAA
- a CDS encoding nucleoside recognition domain-containing protein has translation MDVIGIIISAGKSSVDVALYTLLPIMVVMLVIMKFLEVKGVLDVVVKWMTPLLRPFGLSGMSTFAMIQLNFVSFAAPLATLSIMEKRGVSDRHLAATLAMVFAMGQGNTFYPLTPFGLHWGAAIVISIIGGLSAAALTYHWLGRKLSMAEGARLEAARPEEQTARGIIGIINGAGSDAIRLAMGSVPMLLLSMVIVGMLTAVGVVSGLEHLLSPLLAAMGIPEVFVMPTLVKCLAGGTAYFGVISDLVQQGKITASQINASSGLLVQTFDLPGIGIFLGVGSRFTRVFRYAAPGAMFGILVRTLLHLALF, from the coding sequence ATGGACGTAATCGGAATCATCATCTCAGCGGGGAAATCCTCCGTTGATGTCGCGCTGTATACGCTACTCCCCATCATGGTCGTGATGCTGGTCATCATGAAATTTCTCGAAGTCAAAGGCGTTTTGGACGTCGTCGTTAAGTGGATGACGCCCTTGCTGCGGCCCTTCGGGCTTAGCGGTATGAGCACTTTTGCCATGATTCAGCTTAACTTCGTGAGTTTTGCCGCGCCGCTTGCGACGCTATCGATCATGGAGAAGCGTGGGGTATCCGACCGCCATCTGGCGGCGACGTTGGCGATGGTTTTCGCGATGGGGCAGGGCAATACGTTTTATCCGTTAACGCCTTTCGGCTTGCACTGGGGCGCCGCGATCGTGATCTCCATCATCGGTGGGTTGAGTGCGGCAGCGTTGACCTACCACTGGCTGGGACGAAAACTGTCAATGGCGGAAGGCGCCCGTCTAGAGGCGGCGCGACCAGAAGAGCAAACGGCCCGCGGGATTATCGGGATTATCAATGGCGCAGGTTCAGACGCCATCCGGCTGGCGATGGGCTCGGTGCCGATGCTGCTCTTATCGATGGTGATCGTAGGCATGCTGACAGCGGTTGGGGTGGTGAGTGGGTTGGAGCATTTGCTGTCGCCGCTGCTGGCGGCGATGGGGATCCCAGAGGTATTCGTTATGCCGACGCTGGTGAAATGTCTGGCAGGCGGCACCGCCTACTTTGGCGTGATTTCTGATCTGGTTCAGCAAGGCAAAATTACCGCTAGCCAAATTAACGCCTCTTCAGGGCTGTTGGTACAAACTTTTGATTTACCTGGGATTGGCATTTTTCTCGGTGTCGGCTCGCGATTCACCCGGGTTTTCCGCTATGCCGCACCGGGCGCGATGTTCGGCATTTTAGTGCGTACGCTTCTGCATCTGGCACTTTTTTAA
- a CDS encoding DHCW motif cupin fold protein, translated as MNIDNLPFGITNWSEIEPTKHSGDIGFALWRTQNFGNIRVRFVEYSEGYVADHWCKKGHILLCLKGELHTKLDDGRTFILTPGVSYQVADNAEAHHSSAPNGARLFIVD; from the coding sequence ATGAATATAGATAATCTCCCGTTCGGCATTACAAACTGGTCAGAAATCGAGCCAACCAAACATTCTGGTGATATCGGGTTTGCTTTATGGAGAACACAGAACTTCGGTAATATAAGAGTCAGATTTGTTGAATATTCTGAAGGATATGTCGCCGATCATTGGTGTAAAAAAGGCCATATACTGCTATGCCTTAAAGGCGAGCTGCACACAAAATTGGATGATGGGCGTACTTTTATTTTAACACCAGGCGTGAGCTATCAGGTAGCCGATAACGCTGAAGCCCATCATTCATCTGCACCAAATGGTGCAAGATTGTTCATCGTAGACTAA
- a CDS encoding TetR/AcrR family transcriptional regulator — translation MGPFHLLHFAKARAQFLGKPLADTRERRMIKAILIITVRGGFSLLSSLCQKNVSGFRVSLHSATTEESMRKGSDILREHIITEAAAILQSQGYEALTFRLLASRLGCVERALLNHFAHPEELLTAVIRTYATRHLTQAVSVISDTQSYPLRTMLTRFGVRMLLVLQDDRDALDIYRRVLSDAACTNIGLLFYEAGFRDALEKLTQALDIAMVRREIRLGDPRIMAQQLLSLFFAVGEIRLLEREPEPINLCQIRKMVREAVHVFLYGAAVRPDATRGRAKGGE, via the coding sequence ATGGGGCCATTTCACCTTCTCCACTTTGCGAAAGCGCGGGCACAATTCTTAGGCAAACCCCTTGCCGATACCAGAGAACGCCGGATGATCAAGGCGATATTGATTATAACTGTACGGGGTGGTTTTTCGTTGCTATCATCGCTTTGCCAAAAAAATGTTTCTGGATTTAGGGTTTCTTTACATTCAGCAACAACGGAGGAGAGCATGAGAAAGGGCTCGGATATCCTGAGGGAACACATCATCACTGAGGCGGCTGCGATACTTCAAAGCCAGGGGTATGAGGCATTAACATTCCGGCTGTTGGCTTCCCGCTTGGGCTGCGTCGAGCGGGCGTTGCTTAACCATTTTGCCCATCCAGAGGAGCTGCTTACGGCGGTGATCCGCACCTATGCCACCCGGCATTTAACGCAGGCCGTATCCGTGATATCCGACACGCAGAGTTATCCGTTGCGTACCATGCTCACCCGTTTTGGCGTGCGGATGCTGCTTGTGCTGCAAGACGATCGGGATGCGCTGGATATCTATCGCCGTGTTTTATCCGATGCCGCATGCACGAATATTGGTTTGCTTTTTTATGAAGCGGGTTTTCGCGATGCGCTGGAAAAACTCACACAAGCGCTGGATATCGCTATGGTTCGCCGGGAAATCCGGCTGGGCGATCCGCGTATAATGGCCCAACAGCTACTCTCGCTTTTCTTCGCCGTCGGTGAAATACGCCTGCTGGAGCGGGAGCCCGAACCCATCAACCTGTGCCAGATAAGAAAAATGGTTCGCGAAGCGGTGCACGTGTTCCTGTACGGTGCCGCGGTGAGGCCTGACGCGACAAGAGGGCGCGCCAAAGGGGGGGAATGA
- a CDS encoding TetR/AcrR family transcriptional regulator: MRTLTEERREAIIAAAAQVFQEIGYERASMNEVAKRVGGSKATLYNYFSSKEELFETVVRKFSANFLTEAAAELVAPGSEKLSLEQKITRFGERMLQVLTGDNQALQIYRVVVGEAGHSDIGERFREAGIRQSMEALAEVMREAMQKGELTEGEPMLRAKQFTALVKSETDTLLFERELPRFTNAKIKQMVKGAVRLFLNGAIPREENK, encoded by the coding sequence ATGAGAACATTAACAGAAGAACGGCGAGAGGCCATCATTGCCGCCGCTGCGCAGGTTTTCCAGGAGATCGGCTATGAGCGCGCTTCAATGAATGAAGTCGCCAAGCGTGTCGGTGGCTCTAAGGCGACCCTGTATAACTATTTTTCATCGAAAGAAGAGCTGTTTGAAACGGTAGTCCGTAAATTCAGCGCAAATTTTTTGACGGAAGCGGCTGCCGAGTTGGTGGCCCCTGGCAGTGAAAAACTCTCGCTTGAGCAAAAGATTACCCGCTTTGGCGAACGGATGCTTCAGGTGCTTACCGGCGACAATCAGGCGTTGCAGATTTACCGTGTGGTGGTGGGCGAGGCCGGGCATTCCGATATTGGCGAACGTTTTCGCGAGGCCGGCATTCGGCAAAGCATGGAAGCGCTGGCCGAGGTCATGAGAGAAGCCATGCAAAAAGGTGAGCTGACTGAAGGTGAGCCGATGCTGCGAGCAAAACAATTTACCGCCCTGGTTAAATCGGAGACGGATACGCTCCTCTTTGAGCGCGAACTGCCGCGTTTTACCAACGCGAAAATCAAGCAAATGGTCAAAGGTGCCGTCCGGTTATTTTTGAACGGCGCAATACCGCGGGAAGAGAATAAATAA
- a CDS encoding NagC family transcriptional regulator: MDYKQQILNILHSTPASRVAMTKTLNITRAYMTKLTAALLSDGIIEECDVKDAPLGRPQQLLAVKTGSLFSINVMIRTYGLQASLNDYNTTRPALATANYPLSGPMSAQRLAEMLDVLAAELCAQANVAREQVKALGVALQGGIEQHSGVVRWCPVLEERNINLRDIICSHSGIATQIVNIAWCSCYMINKRTHSRESWVAFMPGFGSLGFGYCINGQPGLGDNGFYPEIVHLPYASGLENAFLFDPAAPQQSAQRTAEALFFAICCTAPIHNIKRVILTGELFEDYADLIMPITHRLLRENPSEHINTIRLEYMKASYNYSMVGLVQLSSDAITATLL; encoded by the coding sequence ATGGACTACAAACAGCAAATTCTGAATATTCTGCATAGCACCCCAGCCTCGCGGGTCGCCATGACCAAAACATTGAATATCACCCGCGCCTATATGACCAAGCTGACTGCGGCGTTGCTCAGCGACGGTATCATCGAAGAATGTGACGTGAAAGACGCTCCGCTGGGGCGCCCGCAACAGTTGCTGGCCGTAAAAACCGGCAGCCTGTTTAGCATCAATGTCATGATCAGAACCTATGGCCTGCAAGCCTCGCTCAACGATTACAACACCACCCGGCCAGCGCTGGCCACGGCAAACTATCCGTTGAGCGGCCCGATGAGCGCGCAACGCCTGGCTGAAATGCTCGATGTGCTGGCGGCCGAGCTATGCGCCCAGGCAAATGTGGCGCGCGAACAGGTAAAAGCCCTTGGCGTGGCGTTGCAGGGCGGGATCGAACAACACTCCGGCGTCGTGAGGTGGTGCCCGGTGCTGGAAGAGCGCAATATCAACCTGCGCGATATTATTTGCAGCCACAGCGGCATTGCAACGCAGATCGTCAATATCGCCTGGTGCTCATGTTACATGATCAATAAGCGTACCCATTCCCGCGAATCCTGGGTGGCATTTATGCCGGGCTTCGGCAGCCTGGGGTTTGGTTATTGCATCAACGGCCAGCCGGGCCTGGGCGACAACGGTTTCTATCCTGAAATCGTCCATTTGCCCTATGCTTCCGGGCTGGAAAACGCCTTTTTGTTCGATCCCGCCGCGCCGCAACAATCCGCGCAACGCACGGCCGAAGCGCTCTTTTTTGCCATCTGCTGTACCGCGCCGATACACAATATTAAACGCGTGATCCTGACCGGCGAGCTGTTTGAAGACTACGCAGATTTGATCATGCCGATCACCCATCGCCTATTGCGTGAAAACCCCAGCGAGCATATCAACACCATCCGCCTGGAATACATGAAAGCCAGCTACAACTACAGTATGGTCGGGCTGGTTCAGCTCAGTTCAGACGCCATCACCGCCACCCTGCTTTAA
- a CDS encoding nucleoside hydrolase-like domain-containing protein gives MIKVTHNAITKGLLLIAPVLFTAALPAAAVANESMQQIAGKTLPYQEKPRVFILSDIGNEPDDQMSLTRFLLYSNELNVEGLVATTSTWQREKVHPDMIELVVNHYAEVQPNLLKHDPHYPAASLLKTLIASGQPAYGMAATGEGKNTQGSDLLLKSIEKSSDPAHPLFINLWGGANTLAQALIDLSKKHPAAQVDALTRNLVVYSISDQDDAGAWVRQHYPQITYIVDPSSQNGEDYARATWTGISGDKYYRNAPGADFTTVSQSWLDKNIRSKGPLGKGYLQYAFIMEGDTPAFLGLIRNGLNSEMNPGWGGWGGRYIVRQPQGETRPIWSNGGDFFPGNPNAADTVIGSDGQQYTSNQATIWRWRTAFQHDFAARMDWSIKDYASANHNPLVVVNGKTGKEVLNITAHVGETVKLSAKGSHDPDGDKLSYNWILYPEATSSISHQVTMDQIVGKSGEDFLQKPQVLALGANGKETIDVQVKNKGTEHIILAVTDDGSPALTAYRRIIITAQ, from the coding sequence ATGATCAAAGTAACGCACAACGCCATCACCAAAGGTCTGTTGCTTATCGCCCCGGTGTTGTTCACTGCGGCGCTGCCTGCCGCCGCGGTTGCCAATGAGTCTATGCAGCAGATCGCCGGCAAAACCCTGCCCTACCAGGAAAAGCCGCGCGTTTTCATCCTGAGCGATATTGGTAACGAGCCGGACGACCAAATGTCGCTCACCCGTTTTCTGCTCTATAGCAACGAGCTGAACGTTGAAGGCCTGGTCGCCACCACCTCCACCTGGCAACGGGAAAAGGTGCATCCTGATATGATTGAGCTGGTGGTGAACCACTACGCCGAGGTGCAACCGAACCTGCTGAAACACGATCCGCACTACCCTGCCGCTTCGTTGCTGAAAACGCTGATCGCCTCCGGCCAGCCGGCTTACGGCATGGCCGCTACCGGGGAAGGGAAAAATACCCAGGGTTCGGATTTGTTGCTGAAGTCGATTGAGAAAAGCAGCGATCCAGCCCACCCGCTCTTCATTAACCTCTGGGGCGGCGCCAACACCTTGGCGCAGGCGCTGATCGATCTGTCGAAAAAACACCCGGCGGCGCAAGTTGATGCCCTGACGCGGAACCTGGTGGTCTATTCCATCTCCGATCAAGACGATGCTGGGGCGTGGGTCAGGCAGCACTACCCGCAGATCACTTATATCGTCGATCCATCCAGCCAAAACGGGGAAGACTACGCCCGCGCCACCTGGACCGGCATCAGCGGCGACAAATATTACCGCAATGCGCCCGGCGCAGATTTCACCACGGTTTCGCAAAGCTGGCTGGACAAAAACATCCGCAGCAAAGGGCCGTTGGGGAAAGGCTATCTGCAATATGCCTTTATTATGGAAGGCGACACACCGGCGTTTCTCGGCCTGATCCGCAATGGCCTCAACAGCGAGATGAACCCCGGCTGGGGTGGCTGGGGCGGCCGCTACATTGTGCGCCAGCCGCAGGGTGAAACCCGCCCGATCTGGAGCAACGGCGGCGATTTCTTCCCAGGCAACCCCAACGCGGCGGATACGGTCATCGGCAGCGACGGCCAGCAATACACCTCTAATCAGGCGACCATCTGGCGTTGGCGCACCGCATTCCAGCATGACTTCGCTGCCAGAATGGACTGGAGCATAAAGGACTACGCCTCAGCCAACCATAATCCGCTGGTCGTAGTGAACGGTAAAACCGGCAAAGAGGTGCTCAACATCACCGCCCACGTTGGGGAAACCGTCAAGCTGAGCGCGAAAGGAAGCCACGATCCAGATGGCGATAAACTTAGCTATAACTGGATCCTCTACCCGGAAGCCACCTCCTCGATTTCCCACCAGGTGACGATGGATCAGATCGTCGGCAAGTCGGGAGAAGATTTCCTGCAAAAACCACAGGTGCTGGCATTAGGGGCGAATGGCAAAGAGACGATAGACGTGCAGGTGAAAAATAAGGGAACGGAACATATTATCCTGGCCGTAACCGACGATGGCAGCCCGGCCTTAACCGCCTACCGCCGCATCATCATTACGGCGCAATAA
- a CDS encoding peptidase has product MPSRREFLLMGVCTGALIAINVPVFAKNGALHAKSATAITQVYGDGIRLAAVAVEYDVPINSADLQAASFQVEGRTVTGVFASTSANPADRAQAGRFAIVTLSPEDANATLAEKVEPQGASGKEAGKGMKGGGPGNAGDIPTYDTVYKTAAAKVLQAAPVTLANGDVIPASSQALATTQVENPIVDDFQPLEFHDPKTGKLLRYNLFVPKGYDANKAYPLVLFMHDAGATSDVTRTTLYQGLGAIAWASPADQAKRPCFVLAPQYAEIIADDDSKTSDMLDITITLIKTLAEKYSIDRNRLYTTGQSGGCMMSIAMDIKYPSFFAASFLVAGQWDPALVTPLAGQKLWILVSQDDDKAYPGQNAITANLEKAGAKISRAVWDGTWSPEQFRAAFDKITAENNPINYVTFRKGTVIPQGQSAAGASGHRNTWRIAYTIEPIREWIFRQHK; this is encoded by the coding sequence ATGCCATCACGTCGGGAATTCCTGCTTATGGGGGTATGCACCGGGGCCTTGATTGCGATTAATGTTCCTGTGTTTGCCAAAAATGGGGCTCTGCATGCGAAGAGCGCAACGGCCATCACGCAGGTATATGGCGATGGCATCCGGCTGGCGGCGGTCGCCGTGGAATACGACGTGCCGATCAACAGCGCGGATTTACAGGCGGCGAGCTTCCAGGTGGAAGGGCGGACGGTCACCGGTGTTTTCGCCAGCACCTCGGCTAATCCGGCCGATCGTGCGCAGGCAGGGCGCTTTGCGATCGTGACGCTATCGCCCGAGGATGCCAACGCCACGCTGGCCGAGAAAGTGGAGCCGCAGGGCGCGTCTGGCAAGGAGGCTGGCAAAGGGATGAAAGGCGGCGGCCCTGGCAATGCGGGGGATATTCCCACCTATGACACCGTCTACAAAACGGCGGCGGCCAAGGTGTTGCAGGCAGCGCCCGTCACGCTGGCAAACGGGGATGTGATACCTGCCAGCAGCCAGGCGCTGGCAACTACGCAGGTGGAAAACCCGATCGTTGATGATTTTCAGCCGTTGGAATTCCACGATCCAAAGACCGGCAAGCTGCTGCGTTACAACCTGTTCGTGCCGAAAGGCTATGATGCCAACAAAGCCTATCCGCTGGTGTTGTTTATGCACGATGCGGGCGCAACCAGCGATGTGACGCGGACGACGCTGTATCAGGGATTGGGGGCGATAGCCTGGGCCAGCCCGGCCGATCAGGCCAAACGGCCGTGTTTCGTTCTGGCGCCGCAGTATGCGGAAATCATCGCCGATGATGATTCAAAAACCTCCGATATGCTGGATATCACCATTACGTTGATCAAGACGCTGGCGGAGAAATACAGCATTGACCGCAACCGGCTGTATACCACCGGCCAATCCGGCGGCTGTATGATGTCGATCGCCATGGACATCAAATATCCGAGCTTCTTCGCCGCTTCGTTTTTAGTCGCTGGCCAATGGGATCCGGCGTTGGTGACGCCGCTCGCCGGGCAGAAACTGTGGATCCTGGTTTCGCAGGATGACGACAAAGCCTACCCTGGGCAGAACGCCATCACCGCCAACCTGGAGAAGGCCGGGGCGAAGATCAGCCGTGCGGTTTGGGACGGTACCTGGTCGCCGGAGCAGTTCCGCGCCGCCTTCGACAAAATTACGGCGGAGAACAACCCGATAAATTACGTGACTTTCCGCAAAGGCACCGTGATCCCGCAGGGCCAGTCCGCCGCCGGCGCCAGTGGCCATCGCAACACCTGGCGCATCGCCTACACCATTGAGCCGATTCGGGAGTGGATCTTCCGCCAGCATAAATAG